A stretch of DNA from Acipenser ruthenus chromosome 21, fAciRut3.2 maternal haplotype, whole genome shotgun sequence:
TAACTGATTAAACTTGAATGTTATTATTACGAGATATTACAGTATTGTAATTACCATGTACGCTCAGGTGATCACTTTTTCTATGTCTATGGTTATTATAGTTTGCACCAAAATGTTGTCTCAATTGTTCCTTTTTTAACCTGCATTGTGATTCTTCTTTTTCTTATAGCGCAGCAGTACATGCAACATGAATATTATCATGCAAATGCAAATTACAACTTTCTGATATCTCAAGCCATGTCATCCTCCTCTATTTACATCATTGGAAAGGTGTTAGTGTTTTTGAGGTCACTGCATTGCAGGGAAGCCCAATCTATTGTGCAAGCAATACATTCCTTTACTTAGCAATAAAGGGTTACTTGGTTGAAAACAacttgtagtaataataataataataataataataataataataataataataataataataataaagcttaactgtaattaatttaaaaaaaaaaaaaaacatgtgaaacatGATCAGGCACATGTTCCTTTTAAGGGAAACCATTGCCCTCTGGTGGCTAAACAGGTGGCACTACATTttttgttataaatgtattttacatttctaTGATAAACATGGGAGGTATTTGTCAGAAGATATATTGTGATGTAATTAATGTCATTATTTAGCAGTTAAATGACCAGCCACACTCTAAAATTGATACAGACCcacattattattactgtgttaatagcaattaaacacaaaaactaaaGATTGTTTATGCACCAATAACTCTTTTTGACATGGATTTGGTACTCTTCCAAGGGCTTACTtttagtacattttaatttatttttttattacagagaCATTTAAGCGGTGCTCTAAGAATGAGTGATACATGTATAGACTTAAAAACAAACCGAAGCCTTTAAAAGGAAAGAAGTATCTGGTTCAGAAAAGtataatttaaacaataataatagtactgACTTGTAATCTTACTTACCATTTGTCTGGGAATTGAaatttttatttgcaaaactaGCATGTAAATAACACAAGTTGTACTGAAACAATATCCAatgaatatataaatgtataacactgatatgcaacatgataaaaaaaaaaacatttaaataatataactTTTGTATGTTATTCTAAAAAACAGTATTGCTCATTGTTAGACTGACATGTAAAGTCATCACGTGCGTTCTCAGCGAGTCAAAAAAATCCAAACAGCATATCTCTTTGCATCACCTCTGAAAACCTGCTTATGTGAAAAGGATGCAATATTAAATGCTGGTTCTGATGTAAAAATGTTCTTGTCTAGCTTCTTCACTTGGATGAGTCCTCACCCTCAAGTCTCTTATTACCTATACAACTCCATACCGGGTCGAAGCACATTTCATTCAACCCCAGCCATGGGATTTCAATTGACCTGAGGATTAATGAAATATAAGGCGTTCTTAATCAAAGATTTTTTTATTATCCCTTTTGAGAGGGAGTGGTTTGATACTGTACATGGCCTGTGGTGGAAGATGTACTTTATCTCAAATGCATATAAAACTACTAAATAGACAGATCCAGAATAGAGAAAAGCCTTATTTACATCAGCGATGTTCAAACATTGAAGTCTGGAATCTTAACTAACCTGGGCGACCGCTATCAAAACCATACAAGGGGCTGGTATACGGCTAGGTTCtgtgtgaaataaataatattgcatgctATAACGCAGCAGAGATCACACATTTCCACATTAATGCTGTATTTGTTCCTTAAGTTTAAGTAGACAGTCATCAAGTAGACTTTGTCAGTGTTATGATGAAAGATAACACCAGTTAAAATCCAGTTCATTCCTGCAATTCCTTACCCATGTTTCTGTCTGTTGAATCAGCAATGTATTTAGGATGAGGTAGGCAAACTCATCCTCAATTGCATTTGGAACACACATGTTTAAAGTTCATGCATGTTGTATTTCTGCAAATTAATATAATACTGGAAAGGAGGCTTTTGAAGGTTTTACatatactttttatatactgtcaaATGTTTATGAACAGTACTATATAGCACACTCATGTTTATAAGTGTGGAAACTACAGAGTTtatagatttcttttttatcGCATCTCATTCAAAACAATGACACTGTTAAAATAATGCTGCATTGCTTGGCAGATGCAGAGATAAATAGGTAATTCTTAGAACTAAGGtatttaattcagttttaaacTTACTTTCTTTTCaatacattgtacttgttatttTTACAGAGTGAAAGTTCATGGGTGGCTGCAGACAACCCACTTGTCTTGTTGTCTTGTTTATTGGAGCATCCTCATTCTTGGAATAACTAGAGTACTCCATGAATGCCCTGCACGAAACAGTAGTAACAGGGGTACAGTATTTCTGTTATTCTCTTAGTGTTGTAGTAACAAACATGCTGTAGCAGTTTGGCTCCTTACAGCTCAAACTACCAGCGTGTCTGTAGACCTGCTTTCTGATAGTCAAGTTTAAATTTTGGTGTAAAACTTAACGTGACTGCGGCACACAGCAACTTTTCGGCTTTCAAATAGACATTGGGCCTTGTTATTTCAAAAACAGAAATTTTAACTTAAAAGAAGAGCTGCATCATGAAGTGGTTCGAGTTCTCCGGAAGAGTAATGAAGTACTGATATAAAAAGGATAGTCTGGCAGCTGCTTTAACAGGCTGTCAGTTCCTAGTGCTTACCTACTAAATTGCCTAATGTATGAAGAAGCATCAGCCATGAAAAGAAATCAGATAAACAAGACGAGTGTAACTTGAAGCATCTGACAATtcattaagtaaaaaaaatatatggtttCTTTTAAGCTCTCCAAGCCTTTTGCTGGAGCTGATCACCACATTCTGATATATTCATGATAACAAGGCCAGATGTTTAACATTGGAGCccagaaagaaaaatatatatgaacataataaaTTATCCAGAATTGCAATTTCAATCTGCACCACATAAACTACTGTTAAAACTATGACTCCTTGAAGAAACCACAGTCATATAATATTAATTTGTGAGGTAAGTGCCAAAGAATTATTCTTGTGTTACCATAGAAGCAACGTTTAATAGGCTGTGAACTCTGTGTTCTGGATCACGGAACCCTAGTAGATTCCAAGCATCTCTGTACACCTTGTAGACCATTATCTATACAGTGGGAAGCAGGAGCAgggcatatatatttaaaatgatacacCTATTTCGTTCAACTTGAATTTATATTTAATGTCTTTGATAGATCTATGTATATATAAGCATCTGTGGTATTAATTTAAAGTCTATACAACACtaaaatgtcttgtttttaaaaagtgctgaAATCCATACCTGAAACTAATGGTAAAATTCAAACTCCAATGAGTGAAAGTGTTATTCATTACCAGCCCTGATAAGAATGGCATTCTAATCATAGCTGCACAAATGAGGAAGTAATTGTTATGCGCAAGTTTCTCCCGTGGGGCATTAGGAAATGTGAAACTGTATGCTATCTTGGCAGAGAAATCAACCTTTGATAGCAGGCATTGATTCTGACTTAGAGAAGGCAAGCATTAAAATCACCTATGTAAGGGGGCTTTGTATAAGTTAAGACCTCAGAAGGGAGATTGTGGCTGCTGATGTTAATTCATTAGGCAACAGAATTATCTATGCATTCATTAAAAGGGCTGTTTATTGACAAAAATTGCTGGGTGATAGAAAAATTGACTTAATATACTAGCAGCTCAATTAGACGACTGTAacctgtaaacaaacaaaacaaatagtgaCACAATATGAAAAagagggcttgaagttttcggtttttacttttgatcacatgacgtccATTTAAACttattctgtttcctaattaaactcagaaaaagctgttaattacaaaacaatgtcatttgttttcaggggtgctggaactaggggtgctgggggtgtggcagcatggcttccatcattacagtttgttcaatggctttcagcacccccaatTTCTTTTCAGCATACATTACCCAGTACGGAGTGTACATTGATAGCAAGTCCATCTATCAAGATGCAGAGATTgcttaacaactactaattaacatttaaagggaggtagagatttggaaaataaacgcTGAAATGTTCAAGCCCTAATAATAAGATGCATTAACGTATTTGGTTTCTtgctttaatgtttacaacatgaATAATAGATCAATATGTGCTATTCAGACTTGCAGTACCAATTATCTTTCAAATTAAACGATTCATTCCAGCTGAGCAAAACCTGTTTAATGAGTTATCACTGAAATCCAAATTCATCTTCATTTACAATTTTGAATTGATTCACCCGGATGTTTTTGAAAGCTCTATAGTtctacattacattttaaaatgcaaggtGAGTGATGGGGATTAATAACCTTTCGATTTCCTCTTTCTATAAAATCATTTGCAAACTGTTGGTTAAAGATATTTGAAAATACACATTCTCCCCAAGCATGCACATAACACAATTGGGTATTACTTTCTCTGTGTCAGTGCCGTATTGTGTAAAacagaaacatgttttattatgtatGCCTTTATGCATTGGGAAGCAACAAGCCAATCTGATACTCAGAACTACCCTCAAATGATTTAAAAGTATATAAAGGGAGTTCTTATGAAGGCTAGATTAAAATTAATTCCTTTATAGTACAAATTTCACTCAAAGCCTGCTTCACATCAACTCATGCAGGTGTAGATGTTGCTGTGGCTATTTAGaatataagaacaaaagaaaatgtacgaACTAGAGGAGGCCTTTAACACATCTAAGCTCGTCAGGTTCCTAGAAGCAGATTGATctcaaactttgtcaagttggttcttaaaggatccaaaCGATTCTGTCTTagcagcatgactaggtaacccaatCCATACCCTCACCCATACCCATACCCTCTACAGCAGGGAGtggtcaaccctggtcctggagagccacagtctagcaggttttataggtaacccttaatcatCCATTTCTAAAACATTGAACAATAAAACATGTCAACCGTCTCAAATTTTCTTCAATTTCCATTGTGTATATATACCCGTCTCATTTGaatgattaatttaaaaaaaaaatctatattataCATTCTGTACCAttgttttacataaaaataatatgatGAAAGACTAAATTCATgcagtaaaaacaaatacagagttTCAAGTGCCTTCTCAATTTTATGCACACAACCATTTGCCATATAAAAAACAATCAGCAGGTTATATTTGGTGTCAAAGTAAATGTCATGTGAATTACATTACGTGCCACTAAAACATTACATGAATAAGAAATGTAATCCTGATATTCTGAAGACAAGAATGTTTCACTTTATATTCAACAGACAGCCACATTCACAGTGCAGTACCATGAAGGAATGCAGGCCAGCACTGACAGTACATGCATCAGTAATTTGTTAGTAACAACAACACGCTCGACATTCACCCCTGCAGCAGAAAACATGATTTCCACAATAGCAATCGTTTGCCATACAGCAGGTTGCTGCAACATTATTGTACTTTGATAAAGCAAACCTGGGGCAGTTTCCTTGAAACAGCTTTTTCTCTTTGAACTTCGGTTCCTGTAAAACAGCCTTGAtgcaaaataaaagcagaagCTCTGAACTCTCATGTTCCTGATGCAATCTGCGGGCCCTTTAAAGTCGTGTGAGAGCAGCATAAGCCATCCGTAAATCAAATATTTACCACCACCACCATTACTGGATATATAGGTATAGGATACGAAACCTTACAACAAAGCAATTTGACTTCCCATTATGAAAGTCAGTCTGGATAGTCTCATACAATACTCCGCTTTTTATTTTGGATTGCTTAGTGGACttccacaggtttttttttttttttttttttgttctacagCTTTGgcgaaaagttttgcatcaccccatagcattaacaaattttgcttcatcgaatgaaacctgctgaataatgttatgttaacatattgaatacaaaaaatgtggcattttgaaatctaacatgaaatactgtactactattatggcctccggtaaacttttgcaatatcattttgtagtttttttgattaaaaaatgttaaataaactatctaaattatgttcacattgtttaaaaaaaaaaatacataaatcctAAAATTCAACTCCTTAACTGTATACTGCTTGCTTGTTCATGTAGGCCGTATAATTCCCAAGAATCAATCCCTTGTTTACTTACCCAACCTCAtatgcatcttttttttaatttccaaatTATAATTGTCGATGGCAGTGTATAACACTCAGACTTGTAGAATTAGAATAAATAAATCTTGCACTATAAACAAAAATCAAGATtaatatgttttgtttctgcagtacgcatttttgtaacattaacataatAAGGAATCCAAGTTCTCCACCATATTAATGAGCAAAGAGCTAATGCCATTTCCATAATGTTTCTTTGGAATACAATATATTGTGATCTGCTGGTAAAGAATAATTTACTTGATGCTTAAGTGCAGCCTTCACTTTGAATTTTCTGGCTCATGACTGATTTCTTTGCAAGacattacatttaataataaagcATGCCTGCTTCAATAGTGTAAACAAAAGCATGCTGGAAAAGAATCCCAAAACTCTGAACAAAGGCAATTCAGcttaaaatgaaatttaaaaaaaaaaacttaaactacTGCCAAAGAGAAAACCCTATtaattaaatcattatttttaatCAACTCAGTAGTTTGTGCAGCATCCTATACATTAGCCTGATTTCCTTCAGTAAAAGGCTAATGGAAAACAGgttttaaatgatgttttaaaTCTTAATGTACCGGATTTAGTAATTCTAATAAAAGGTTCTGCTTTTAAAATTGCTCTGCAGTATGCTCCCATTTGATATTGCACTGAAATTCTAGATAACAGCttgtaattaaacacattttttatactTATTCATACACACTGTACATCTTTTCAGGTTTTATGTGAATTCCTTCCACACCCAGTCAAGGACACATGGCTCTGGTGCAGTACTGTCACCGATCATTTGTCAATTTAGGAGATATCACTtcacatttgatttaaaataaacaatgattTTACATATGTAGCACCAAACATAGTAGTGTTGACACACATTGCTACCTACAGTACACATGCAGTTGCGTTTAAATTGTGGGGATTGAATAGGCACTACCTTATTGCTGATTAAATCTAACTAAACCGAGCAGAAGAGGACACTTTGCAGATGATGGAGATCTCAGACCATTTTACTGTGGAAAGAGAACATACGGTTCATCAGGGCAAATTCGGAAAATTGTAATTCAGTCCAACACAGCCCTATAAGCCATTCACATTTGaaattgctttaaataaaaaaatgacactgtaaatgcaataaaagaaaaacatggtaTTCTATAGTAAAAGCGTTTTTTATTATCAGTGATGGTACATATTCAGACGGATGTTTTAAAGTTTGTTATTAGAACATGCTTTCCATTTGTATTTTATGTAACAAACAATGACATTTTTTCTCTCTTCATATTGTATTTAATGAAAAATGTGGGTGTTGGCAATGCTTGACATACATTTCTCTAGATGCAGTTTGTATGCCAACATTTTTTGTACAGGAGATGATCCTCTCCGCCCAAAAAACAAAGTCCTGAAGAACTGAAAATATCCTGTAGGGAACACTGTAGGACGTGCCGTATTACTGATCGCCTCCCATTTCCACGTCTTCTTGTAATTTTTGAACCATCTTGTCCTCCATCATCTTTGCTTTGCCTGTATTTAGAAATCACATGAATAAATAAGAGCACATCAATAACACATTTTAGATAGCTAATTTGCAGCACTGACAAAGTACGTTAATTAGCAAAAGGAAAATGTTAACCCAATTACTTCATGATTAGtacaacagcattttaaaaacaaccagGGATGTGGATTAATATGAAAGTGAGTTTCCCCTTGGTTAAACAAGCCAGCAGAATAAATCAGATTCTTACCTGCATGAGGAGCCCGGATAAGGTGGATATTCTTTTTGACCTCGCTGATCGCTTCCTCCTTCTCCAGCTGCTTGCCCTTCTTTAGCCTTTAAGGGTAAAATCCAAAATGAATACAGTAAAACAGGAATACATTACACCAAGAACATACAGGTTTACTTTCACACAAACAGTTATCAcaaaataaagaacacaaaaTATGTTCAAAATGGTAACCTATAGCACAAAAACAATATTGCACTCCACAGGTGGCCTTTTATATGTGTTTACCCTCAGTATAATATAGCAATGTCATGTTGTGTATTAACTCTGTAAACCTGAGGGGATCTGATGGagaatttttttacttttttttttttaaataaacatttattgtaACCATTGTAAGATACATGAGAATAACAAAAGTACCATTTTGGATTTTTATaaactgtgtgtttgtatgtgtatgtgtttgtgtgtgtgtgtgtgtgtgtgttttgtccaCAAGCAGCATATACAATTACACAAAAGCCAATATCTCACCTGTTCATGATGAACCTTGCTTGCCGTTTCcgtttgatttcttcaactctCTTAATAGACTCCACTAAAATAAGTTAAGAGAAACAACTTTAGGATTTGAAATGGATTCCACAGACACAGAAAAAAATGTGTGCGTTCTTGTCATGAAAACAGACAGCAGTTCAATGTATAGCGCTTGACAGCCTTATTCAGTTCTTTCAAGTGCTATAATATACACTATAAAGATGAATGCATTTAATATGCCTTACCCGTCTTGTTCCACAACTCCCTCTGGTACTTGAATGGCTCGTTTCTGCGCTTCTCAAACTCAAATGAATTGTcctgtaagaaataaaaacacacacacacacatcaacctCCCAGTCTATTACAAACATGTAAATGACAGCAGGTAATGAACAGAACCCGACTTACTACAGTCAATTCTTTGCCTGCAGATTTGCGGAAAGCCTTGGTCCATCTGACCTTCCTTGGATTGCGCTTCTTCTTGAAGTTTTTGTGGCATTTTGATTTGCAAAACCTGAATACCTTAAACAAGAGAAAGACTAAAGTAAAATCTCTGCAAAGCAAAACAGCACATACATTCTGAATATCTACGGATGTTCTTGCAGGCAGCACTGCTACAGATCAAATGACGCTGCAAAAGCATCAGTCTGTACTTTCGTTATTGGAGTTGCTGAAACAGTTATCACCAACAAGCATTTTTAGCACAGATATACAAAAACGGGTCTTGTTAATAAAGCTTTACTTTCAGGTAAATATAATTCACTGTTGTCTTTTTACTACAATACACCAGTTTACTTAAACTACTCTCGTGCTACTAAACCAATTTTCACTGACAGTTCAGCTCGTAATACAGAGACACTTGAAAACGTAGCCTAGACTACTCTAAGTTTAAGTTAGAACGAGTAAAATTACGTAATTATTTtcgcaaacatttattttacaatacgaTTCTGAATAGAATGTAAACCTAAATGATATAACAAAATAGTACCATGGTACATTCAACACTTACAGCATCAAATGGTATagaatacatatttaatacaaacattttaaaaaatatcctACAAAACGACACGTATAATGTTAAAAACGCTTACAGGACCGTACCCTGTGTAATAACCTCTCTGCTCTACATAACAAACACATGGCGTATTTTTGTTAGTGAAGGCCTGAATCTAAGAACACAGAAAACTCTTCAAAAGACCTCTTACCTTGCAGTCATTTCGAACAAACATCATCCCATGCCCTGGGTAGACCGGCCCAgagcaaaaataacatttttcaatACGCATATTTCATAAATATGAGACTCTAAACCACCATCTGAAACACTGAACTCCACAGCCTCGCTGGGAGGATTGACTAAAGGAAGTGGAAATGCTCGGCTTCCGGAGAAGAAGGGTGCTGTACAGTAGTTTGTTTTGTgacactgccccctgctggaccTGCTGCATACCGCTCAGAAGCAGAAGTACGTGCGTGGTTGATTTTTGGCTTTTAATAACACCGTCTAAAATACagtccatatatttatttaactatttctatatatttaatgtaaaatGCGAATTAAGCCCCAAATATGTTATAGACAATACATGTTCATATTGTATGCCccatattataaaatattttacagaaCTGACTGAATGACTGGATGTTGCTTTAAACTATCTTTGAAGTTAAAGTTGTGGgaatattcagttttatttgtcATCAATATTTCAGgggtattatttgttattatatgTTATTCCAGGAATGCACTaattattccacatactgtgagAATTGGTTCCGATGACATCCTTATCAAGGTACTAACATCTCTTTGactaagctattgtaaactacacCTTGAGTGCTGTTGCTGTAGGTCCTGTAAATGGTTACCATCTGATTCTTGCTACAAACCCCTGTGATGTTATTGTGAAAAGTGCTGTGTGTTACTAACATACCTGTAGCTTGGGGTGTTGAGCTCTGGGGTGTTAAATTATACAACCCTTGCCTTAAGCTCAGCTTAAACCTACAAGATGTGAAATGAAAACAGTGGAGAAGGCCCAAGTGAACCATATACCCTTGCTGCACATTACTTCAGTAACAAGCTTGTCCTTGAGATTCACCCCTCACCAGCGATCAggaacatgaaaaagtagatcacgtGATCTGCAGCCACTCTATGCACACATAAAAACAGAAGTTTCATCCTAACTGAGTAAGTGGCTCTCAAGACATATGTGAACCTGTGTCACACTCAGATGTAGGTCAGACAGGCAGCCTCCATATaccctcaataacttgtgctgaaTAATGTCCTTTGTAAATTgtatcacaattggacaagtggtCCTCTAGATAACAtgcaagtgtgacagacagacagagagtatGTATTATTTGCATGCCCTCCTCCACTACATCCCCAGGGCAGTAGTAGTAGCTATATTGTCAACATCTTGTCCCAGCATCCAGTATAGTTAGTGAGTTAGTATACTTATAATGTACTGATACTTGTTTTAGTCCTAATGCATGAGTTTTAAAGTGTAATTATTCTTCTGTTAGAATTCTGAGAGAAGTGCTATGGGGTAATTAGCACCATGTGCGTTATTGTCTTTTAAAGAGAATGAAGTTGCAGTAGTTACCAGACCATTAAGGTGCTTCTAATGGATGTTTGATGAAGCAATTAGAATGGGCTAAAAGGTTCTAGCAGCCTGGGTTCAAAAGCCTTTATTGCAGGTCCTTTTTACTTTGTCATAATACTTCTCTTGCCACAGCTCTTCAAGGGCTCGTTCGATCTCAGCATACTCACACCAATActtggctcccatttcccccaatACAATTTTTGCCTAAATAACCCAGAAGTGTCTTGTGAATCTTTTAATGATTTGGTATCTGTTCCTAACCTCTAAACATCTTTCATCCCAGGCTTATTTTAATGCTGATGCTTTCTTATGTGTTAAGCATAGTAAGAGTCGGATGCACTAAAGTTGCTGTGTTGTAATATATTCTCACTTTGTATTATATTCTATACCAAAAGCAACCTTTGTAGTAAACCCTTCTGATGTGCTGCATAAGCATCTCACAGCTTCAAGCACCAGTCCAGTTTAAAATCACGGTGCAAGggaaacagacactaacacaacAGCTCTATTGAAAAGTGTTAAAAATCAACCAGGTTGAAGAATTCTTCCAATAACGTACAAGACAAGAAACTCACAAGTATAAAATGTACACTTTCTTTAATTATAAAGGTTCTTTTTTCTGTTAGGTGAAGCCATATTTAATTTGACAGCCTTGtaaacacattcaaacaatacTGAAGAGatacatatttcttttatttttcagtatcaAATCTAAATGATTTTACAATTGGAACATGCTTTAAAACGGAAACAGAAATTCTCAGTGTTTTAGTACATAATGTTAATCGataacagtattattttttatcaATAATTAAAAACTCTTACCtttaacaatattaataaaataaaagtgcttAAATCTGCACAGAATCTTCCAACCCAGTATATAGTAAAATCTTCCAACCCTCGTTATATCAGACTTGCAGAAAAAATATTGAGGGCAGTGAATAAGTGAAGGGTCATTATACAGTATAGTAATGTACATTTTACTATCAGCATGGCCTAACCGTGAAATAATCAAAATagtgaaatatatttatatacatacatacatccacTGAACTTTTAGCACAATGCTGACCCTAATAATTCCTATTCTTATCATAGCAAAGTGGATCTTTCACTGTTTTAATCACGGCCACTAAATGAAGAAGCAGTCAGACATGTCTTTGTAAATTTGGGGTTAGAAATAAATCAGAAATCCAGATCAGAAAATATTAAGCATTTAaacatactgcattttaaaaattgtaattgaATCTTTGTTACTACAATTGTATATCTATATGTAAATCAAATATGCTATATGTTGTTCACTTATTACACCagtgaattaaaataatttaaaaatgaaatattaacttGCATCAAATGCTACTGAAGACTAAACTGACTGCCACCataccattttaaaacagaagccTGTGGGTTGTTTGCTCTCATATTGCACATGAAAATCAAGCAACACGTTCATACTTTTTCTGTGGA
This window harbors:
- the LOC117427959 gene encoding probable ribosome biogenesis protein RLP24 gives rise to the protein MRIEKCYFCSGPVYPGHGMMFVRNDCKVFRFCKSKCHKNFKKKRNPRKVRWTKAFRKSAGKELTVDNSFEFEKRRNEPFKYQRELWNKTVESIKRVEEIKRKRQARFIMNRLKKGKQLEKEEAISEVKKNIHLIRAPHAGKAKMMEDKMVQKLQEDVEMGGDQ